A window of Colletes latitarsis isolate SP2378_abdomen chromosome 11, iyColLati1, whole genome shotgun sequence genomic DNA:
TGCACTAAAAATTCGTTCATAAAGTATAAAAATGTAAATGTCCAAGTTTTACTTTGAGCCACTGTATttagtataaatataaaataaaataatacagaTTTTTCGTTTCCCTTATCTTTCTTTAAAACTTTCGAATCTGTCGGTAGCATAAGTGTTCATGATATTTGAAAGTCAATAATTATATGATGTATAATATACAGGATGAGTATCGTAACTTGACAATTTCAAATATCTCATAAATTATTTGTTGTACAAAAAAGTGTTTTAGATTAAAGTTGCATCGTTTTTAGAGGGGGATTTAGTGCTGTAATCGGTTCTATGTTATTTTGACTTTTTTATCAAGATATGAAACAcacttttaattatttaaatggaatgattaataatttttcatgaatttagataaaatattacatactATATAGAAAAGTATTATATCAAATAGAGTACATTAaccattctatttaaaaaattgaaagtgGCATtcatattttgataaaaaaaaaaacaaaataacatGGGACGTATTACAGTAATATATGTCCCTCTAaaaaccatgcaacttttatctgaaacatttttttgtacaaCAATAACTTATGAGTTATTTGAAGTCATCATGTTACGAgactcaccctgtatgtatTATGTATAAACATATTATTATGAAACAATGTAATGATTATTCGCAATATATTTTACATTTGAAGCATTTACAACTACTTGTAAAAGAAAGAAAGTGTTAaacaacaaatttttaattcacaCGATTTTTATCGCTTGAAATCGTAGAAGAGAATAGGAAATTATACGAACttattgaaatttataaaatagCGTGAAAGTAATTGTTTGAACCCTTTAATCTAGAGCGAATAACCCCTCAACTCAATGCTCATCTTTCAtcattagactgcggatgtttatgcatttcagagaaattttaattctcaaaaaactacagaatccacttaatatataaatacataagcaatacttaaaataagatacgaattattatatttaggggttgagacaaccctctgtacagctcccatttcattaattttattaataaaaatttgattttgcATTAAGATCTGCAGTCTATTCATTGTCCTTAGATACGGTCACGTTTAGCTACGACAAtcgtaagtatgtgaagatttaaTTCTGGTTGCAGGTTACTTTCAGACAACGATAAGAAACCCTTCATCGAGGAGGCCGATCGTCTTCGCGTGATCCACAAGCGCGAGCATCCCGACTACAAGTACCAACCCCGACGTCGAAAGCAAAATGGGCCATCTGGCAGAGAGGGCTCGCCCTCGAGGAACCAAAGCAACGTCACTTTCAACGTGTCCAGGTCCCTGAAGCAGGAGGACATGAGTCCCAGGGGCGCGCAAGGGCCCAACTCGCCTCAGAGCGGAGTCAGCTCGTCTCCACCGACCACTCCGAATCAAGGACTTTCCCCGCCGACTCCTCCTACCACCCCCCGCGGACAACATTTCATCAATCAGGTGATTAGGAATTCTCGTTTCTTCGAACTTTTTTCACCAAGTGTCACAGTCTGAAGGAGTACGTTAAAAAGTAATCAaaagtcgaaaaataaggaCCATCCTAGTGAACACTCTGTATGATCaacatccgtaaatctagtgttaaagattCTGATGTTTGATGTGTTTATAAAGAACAATGGATTCGTTTGTTTGTGCAGGGAAATCAGCCACAACAGAACAGTACCATCTACCACCAGGACCTCGTGATAACGTCCTCGAGCGAGTCTCTGCATCAACAGCAATCCGGAGTTGATTACCGGTACATCGATGTTGCCGACGGTCTACCGATCGAGGAAGGACAATTGAACGGGCTGGGAACCTTAGGAGGCGTCGGTCTGAATATTCCCCTAACTCTTCAGGAGTGTGAGGTCGAGAGCAACGAGCTGGATCAATACCTACGACCACAGGTGCCACCGGTGCATATACCTGCCCCGTCGACCACCTCGTCTCCGTGGATATTCAACAGGTAAATCCAGAAACTCTGTAACGACGACATTTTCTGTGCATCAACCTCCTAATATACAGTAAGGATGAAAACTGAACACACAtacgacattttaacaaaaataatttttttttttttcaatatttgcatgtagaatacaaaagaaataaaatacttaGTATTATCCACAATCTTCTGGCTTTTTAAAGCAAAAACATTTGCGATATTATTATTTCGTTTCGTACAatctttttttctagtcagtTTTGCAACGCAACTAATTTTTAGTaatcgtttcagattttggtacACTTAATATTTCGTGCATAAACCTTTAACCTTGATAACTGCTTTAATACCTTTAGACATACTTAAtagtatttgcaatactctggtGTAATAGAATACGACACGTATATTAGTACAATATGAACGAGTATCGTCGAAGCACGCATCGATAGTGTTTTATTGTATTTCTGATTAtatgttaacactagatttacgggctgaACCAATTTGagtcattaaatattttattgctatatatataaaacttattattttttaaatacatatgTTGGTTTTTAGTTACGTAATgaaatatatgtaaatattaattccttCCCTACGCCGCGCCGACCCCATCATTTTACATTGTCGAATGTAGTATACTATTTTTACGGTTATGAGCCAATTTGGTtcataaaatgatttaacaatTCATCACTTTAAACGCATGAAATTTATGACTTACACAAAGAAAGTTCTTATGAGAATTCTAAAAACACTTTTTCTaaaaaaactaataaaaataagaGAAGAATAATATCGAAAGTATTTCTATTCCATTGTTGAAAATTCATATTATTGACGTGCAGAAGAATTGTCAAGTACAAATATCATTTAATAGAAGTAGATGAAAGACCTTTTGtggtaaatataataaaaagatattcctgaaaatgtatttaaaaaacgaagattctatgtaaaaaatattttcaatgaagtttttaataataaatctttcgtttaaattgatttaaaaccattttttttttgcaaaaaaCTTCAATTTTGTTgcatgagtcaaattggctcacttCATCgaacacatacagggtgttcggccacccctgggaaaaattttaatgggagattctagaggccgaaataagacgaaaatcaagaatactaatttgttgatggaggctttgttaaaaagtttttaacgtttaaagttccgaccgtactgaatttttttctagaaagtgggtaggatttcgggggtaagtctattgaccaaaaatgattataattggtccctgcaaccgaaaataatttttctggaacgatttggaatttttgtatttctccgaaaaattcagcacctaccccctgtcgatttttcttaaaaattcgttcttcatttttaataaatttgtttgacgccctacagaaaagttgcctaatacttttctataggtacccacgagctctacttcgggaaaaagtttcattgaaatatatttactattgtaagagttatggccatttgaaaattggaccagttttagggggtttttctcattttacggtgtcaaggaacaactttttcattattgttagaatttctacatattctacaccaaaatacgcgttgtttgcttttttaaacgttaaaatcatccaatccgttcaggagttatggtgttttaaagattcgcatgaaatttacgggaggcatttctggcctgaaattatattttcggtaaggaatttttttctcgaaaatggttaggatttcgagatatgtctattgaccaaaaatgattataattggtccctgcaaccgaaaataatttttccagaacgatttgaaatttttttttttcgccgaaaaattcagtagctaccccctgtcgatttttcttaaaaattcgttcttcatttttaataaatttgtttgacgccctacagaaaagttgcctaatacttttctataggtacccacgagctctacttcggaaaaaagtttcattgaaatatatttactattgtaggagttatggctgtttgcaaattggaccatttttatggggtttttctaacattacgaggtcaaagatcaacttttcaaatatttttgcaatttctacatattctgcaccaaaatacgcgacgtttggctctttgaacattaaaatcgtccaatccgttcgggagttatggtgttttaaaaattcgcatgaaatttatgggaggcatttctggcctgaaattatattttcggtaaggaatttttttttcgaaaatggttaagatttcgagggtatgtctattgaccaaaaatgattgtaattgactcccgcaaccaaaaataattttttcagaatgatttgaaagtttttaatttaatttttaaataactttttaatgaaacctcagttaagaaattgatattctcgattttcgtcttattttggcctccaaaatctcccattaaaatttttcccaggtcggccgatcaccctgtataaccaGCATTCGCAAATTTAATGTTAATACATATATGCCTACGCGGAACGCCCAATGATTGTATGCATCCCCCTCAATCATACAGTCGTGAGCAAAAACTAACTTCGTTAAAGTACTTGACACTCGAGTCGATCGCGAACCTTTGGACAAAGCCGTTTCGACTTTCGTTTCCAGATACGAGGAGGAAGTCGAGAGGCCAAACAAGCGTCACTGCTCGGAGCAAACGATCGCCGAGGCACCCTGGGAGGACAGGCCTCAAGAGATAGCCAGATACCACGAGCTTCAACCACCCCTGCCTCCGATGCAGTACATATCCTCGTCCCACAATGCGCATTATTCGCACGCGAGCACGCAGATGAGCCATCCACACGTGTCCACGTCTTACGCGCAATACCAACGTTACGTACCTGGCATCGAAGCTTGGCCCCACTACATGTAGAGGTACCAATGTAATATCGCGAAGAACAATCGCACTTTCGTAGATATCGTTGAAATTTTACACTTTTACGGTCGTACGGGCAGAAATAAATTCGTTCGAACGCCAAGGGTGGTGCGTGTACTCGACTCGGGCTGTCAAACTGCGTCAAACTGCGTCAAACGCTGACAAATTCGAGCAGCTTAACTGCTTCGAGATCGTTCGGGACCATTCGAACCGAGATACGTCGGGATTCGCTCGCGTTCGTTGGCGTTTGACGAGGTTCGACAGCTCGGATCGAACATCCACATACCTCTCTAGAACACGCATCTTTCGATCCAGGTGATTCGAGAATCGTCTTTGGACGTCCGCGTCGATCTCCGATCGGGGACGTCGGAAAATAGCCAAATATGCGAAGCAGTTAGCGATTAATTATAGCGTTAGGAGTTCTATGTTTAAGCATACACGaggaggggaggggggggggggtgtagTGTCGCGATGATTTCAGCACACGAACGGCGCCGAAACTCGACGGTTCCTTTGCTTTAAATGTCCGTTTTTACGCGATGCATGGAAAGTTACTTAACACTATTTCTACCAAAGGTGTCAAAGCCACTTCGACAATGAGTATAAATTTTCTCGTAATATTTTTGACATTTTAGGTTTCCTTCTGTTCCGGTTATTTTATTTTCACGCATCTAAACAAATCTCGAAAGGTCGAAACGATTACGAAATTTTATACCCGTTTTGGGAGCTGCTTATGGCGAACTTTGACGTCATTTTTCTGGCTAACGTCAAATTTTCCAAGTGGCACACATTTTCCGTTATTAAAAGGTAAGGTGCTACAATTTACAAAAGTTATCTGGGTAATTTccctatttaaatatttaaattacgacTTTGAATTCCGTGACACGAGTCACAGCTTTTGTGCCAAGGCGTTTGCCAGTAAGCAATATGGCGTCGAAAGAACCGATTTGtagaaagtaataaaataaatagaaaatggTAGAAAAATATTAACGCAATATAATGCGACGTTTAAGGAAATATTCTAGTCTAGACGTCAATTTTTTGTGTTCTTTCGAATTTAAAACATAAAACTATGCCATTTTTATATCGGATTTCATCACATGGTTTTAGCTTATATTTAAGAAGTATACACAATTTTGtttatgtaaaaatatttaaaattgttgaagATACAGTTTCAGTGAAGCCTCTTGTGTTGAACATGAACAAACTAAACACTATTTTGTtaactttaataattttattaatacttgaATGACCGCACGTTTCACACGAAGACAATTGTCTTTCACTGGCGATTTTCACGACAGTTTTAATTTGGTGGAAACACCCTGTTTTCCGACccgatatttttaaattgaacattttacaaatattgaaATACTAGCTCTACGCAAACAtacaaatatcaattttattacaTGAAATAGCACGTCGATATTGTCGAAAATATCAAAGATagtgtcttcatatatttaattacaaatttagAAATtgtcattaaaaattatttccgaattTATAAcaattgaaatttaaaattaatttctttgaaTTTAAATTGATGAACTGTTAACTGCTTTTGAAGACGAATTTCATAGGGACAGCTTGAAACAACTTTTTATACTAACATTGTAGACCAAATTGAGACACACGGAGATGCTAAGAATATTATTATAAGGTGTTATGAATATTGGAATACCATAACGAGCATACGAGATAAAGTTTGAACCTCAAGAAACGTAATGGATAATGACGAAAATAGTGATTGGAACGGTAAAATCACATACGCGTGACAGTGGCCATTAAAGTATTAGCAGCAAGATGGCGGATGGTCAAACGATGGAGCCAGGTCATTTCTGAAGCATACTTTAAAAGACATCTTCATATTAAAGTTCACGTATCTATGAAGTATAAATTTACTATTTATCTTCAAAATTATAGAATTTCTTTATAAAACGCATTATAAATACAGTTACATTATTTATTGTGTACTTTTAAAATTTGTTGACAAAAAGATGGGTATAGGTTTGGacgtaaaatttattatcgaaTAAAGATATTTCCTAGTATAAAAGAATTGCCTATATTTGCATGTTTAGAACCCTACGAACTTTTCAGTCATCCTAATAAgatggattttttaaagatCGTAGACTAGAATACTCCGTTGGAACGTCGCGTGAAAGCGGACTGTACGAATACTCGAAGCTAAAACGCACTAACCTAAAAACGCAAAACCCTCGAGAAACGCTCGAAACGTTAGAGCGGTTGGTACGGAGAAGTTTCACGCGTATTTCGAGAAGCTTTTTCATCCAGTTCGCGACTCGAGTAGCATAAATTCCGTCGAAATTCGAGCGACCGTTGAAACGAGCGTCTTcgaatttctctggtttgacctTAGCGTCGCCAGGCCGCGCGTTACAGGGGATCGAGAAAGCGATAGGCGCCCGCGTGCACGGCATAACAGAGACACGATCTTACTCCATGACATCATTCCATGACAGCCGGCCATTCCAAAGCGCAGAATTTCAAGCTAAACAAACAGGCCGCTCGATACGGTGCCCCGCCGTGATCCAAATATAATAAGTATATAAACTGACCGCTGGCGAGCGAGCGGTTTGTTATGCACCACGTGCACCAAAGTGTACGGCGCGCTCTTCAAATAAACCCGCGAAACTCGATCGGTCGCGAGGACCACGTGGCGGGGATTTATTCGAATCTAGGAGAAAAAATCAGAGACCTTGCATCCCGTCGAACCTACGTACGTATTTGCGTTAGGTCGTCCCATATGTTCGGGTCGAGATTTGCACTTaaaccaatattttaaacgtgTAAATGGAATTTCATGAAAAACAACTGAAATTTTATGACAACTCCCTTTCTTAAAACTTTTTtgattttctattaaaatatagtttttcattaaaacgttgatattttcaaattgtttaacgAGGTTTTATATATGCTAACAGaaatatttgtttcaaatttctgTGAATTCTTGGTGAACCGACAAATTTtcgtttgttttctattaaattgcaaattttatcctcgtcaattttCGAAGATCGAACGAACTTAAGGGACGGACGTAATGTTTCGGCCAAAATGGATGGGAATCCGTTCTCGTGGCTCCGTATCGAGCGATCGGCAAACAAATTCAACGACCATCGAAGCACACATAGGTCGCGTAATCAACGCAGCTACTAACACTCTATTCGTTACTACGCTGACAGTTGTGCTTTTGTACTTAGAATATTTATTATACCGCCTATAAATGAGCGCGCTAAAAGCGTAGATGATCAGCAGTTGGTTAACCTGCGAGCGTTTGTCTTACCCGAGCATTTAAACGCTAATTTATACGTATAAGTATCCGACGATGTATTCTAATTTTCAGGAATAAAGAGAACATTTTTGAGACAAACATGAGAGACGGTTCGCCATTTCCTGTCCTTTCCTACGCTGTTGCGCAAAAATGGTCGAGTTACGAACAAAATCGCAGAAACTCGTGGCGTTTCGTCGGTTGCATAATAAAACGGGGCCAAGAGACCGGGTGGGGGGAGGAGGCACGTCAAATATTTGAACGGTGCCAGCATAAACAAAATAGGAGGACCGCGAATGGACCATACTAGGATTTCGAGAGCAAACAGGCTTATCGAAATCCGACCGACGAGGGACGTGGGAATATGTCGCGACTTTTATGCCACTTACCCGCGTCTcgagattaaaaaagaaatagagaCGACGAGGGCCTCCGTCTTTCTTCGTCGCTAGCACGTGTGGACTGTTATTCTTAATCGCGTACACATTTTTCAGCGCTCCGGAGCGCTTGGCTCACGTTGAGAAATGCACCGACCGAATCAACGTCCGATAAACAATTTAGATAGTCGCCTCGAACGATCGATCACAGCCTTTTCATTACTGGATCCGACATATAAACAGATTGGATTTTCACAAACTTTTCCAGCGGCTCGCGTATTTCGAGCTTTTTGCGGATGTTTATTACGGAACGTACCTCGAGGGAACAGCTAAAACCTTCGAGGCTAGAGAGATATCGCCTTAACGCAttaccgacgggaaacgagaattctcgttttacgacaagcgtgtgtttttctagtaattcCTCCGATAACGCAAGAAAACAAATTCTAATATTGTCCACATGTAActcctgaaaatttcaataaaatatattaattgcaaaaatactaaaaattaaataataagttTGGGTGTACTTCCAAAAAGGACATACCTCCGGATTCTTACGTATTTTGACGTGCTATGATAGTGAAACTTTATTTTCATAGCGGAAACCATGAAAAAACCATAAAAATCATAGTCTCTTTATTTACTTCAGTAAATAAtgagaattttgaaaaatatttcagataaaAGTTGAAGACCTCGTCAAAATACACATTTGATGTCctattgatttttgtcataaagataatactttctgagaaaaacgatattaaatgTTCAAAACTTCATGCTTCATAAATAAATGATCAAAATTGATTTGTCTGTGCAGAgctcaaaattttttattttttgaaacgaatacctttattttttagttttcgtgcggtaattttactttattttgtttttttttattgtaaattattttttagttttcatGATATTGTttcatccgctttgttttcgtttctttaaaaaaacaggtttattttttagtttataTGAAGTTGTGTCATTTCTTGTATAACGAACagtcgtttaatttaatgtttaagtTTAGGTTTAagggcggttaggtctgggttattcctttTAGGGATGAAGCTTCCCGCAGAGGGTGAGAGAAGGGTTTTGCTGTATTCCTTTCTAGTATTAACTAATGAAATTAACAATAAAAGTTGATTTGTGCTGGATGAGTTATATGAAGTTTTGAAcatttaatatcgtttttcttaaaaactattATCTTTATGACAAAAATTAATAGGACATcaaatgtgtattttgatgaggtctttaacttttatctgaagtatttttcaaaatttccattatttacggaagtaaataaaaaaactatgaTTTTTATGGGTTTTTACATGGTTTCcgctatgaaaataaaatttgcgccAATTTTCACTATCATAGCACGTCAAAATACGTAAGAATTCAGAGTATACAACAAATCGGAAGTATGTCCTTTTCGGAAGTTTATTCGAAAGTTTTTATAAAAAAGTTCGAGCATAAAATGTTTAAATCCTTgtcatacaatgacgagtctgcatATTCTTGTATATTGTTATAGAAACATTCAGAAATATTTTCCATGAAAAGTCAACTTATGGGCAGGTGTGCTTTTTTCTTATTGAAAATGGAAGTAAATCAAAGTAACTTTTGTGTACAAAATCGTATATTTAAAGTTCTATGTATACTTGCACAGGCCCATAAAATTAATAGTAAGAATATTATCTCATTATTTAACCTTCAAAGAATCATATTCGAtaaagagaaattgttcaaaagTATAAATATTAAACACAATATCAGGAAATTGTCATTATACTTCATACCATTTTAATCTGTaaacatttcaataaaatgaaggtCTACCAATTTTATAGTTATTTTTTCTTACTAATATTTATGTTCCATGTACATTAAATTATTAGTTAATGCTAATAGAACTCATTTAAAGAATATAGTTACTtcgaaaaattgtattttcaaaCATTTTGGCCGCATTTCAGATGTCTGTTAGCACACTATTCGATATAGTAAGGCTATGCACGAGGGTTATTAATTTTCCAATTGTAAGGGTACGACAGAAGAAGAATTcttgatttttaaattttttcgtcCATTGCTAGTACTAAcagttgaaattatatttagatTTATCTGACTAAATGGAACATCCATGAATCAAACCACATGATTCTCGTTGAACTCACTTTCATTCTACGTAAAAATACATGTCTATtggttaaataaaataatatcgatATTCTTCAAAGTGATTTTGTAAAATATCTAGGATTGATACTTGACAGAAACAAGataaaaaatacataaaaacTCAAGGTAAAAGCTATATTGGCTGATAAGTAGACGCTTAAAGCTGAAACTTGAAAACAatttacttatacagggtgttcgaaaaATCATGGTACAGAGAGTGATTCCTCGCATAAAATTGAGTTGAAAATATAGAACAACATTTTTTCATACGGAGcttcatttttaagaaaatcgattttgaaaattCATTAGGTACGCGTGCATTTAGACATAGTTTAATCATAATGTCGTCACGTCATAGGATCTAATAATTTCCCGAACAATTAATATAGTTCAACTATCGTTAATACAATCTTCTGATAATTGTAAAATATCTGGGGTTTTGCAAGGAATATTAGGGGATAATTTGCATTCTGGATCGGtagtcatttatttaaaaaatctacATTAAAATCTTGAATTAGTacatattttataggaaccaAACCGCTATTATGCAAagcaaattataattaaaaagctAAAAAGCTTTATAATATAAAGCAATTAAGTATGATCATGTTCTGGTGTAATTTTCCTATTTCTACTCATTGTAGTTACTTAC
This region includes:
- the LOC143348240 gene encoding transcription factor Sox-9 → MNDVIGETSGSVSSSNAGNNNNNVNNNGKASAVAAVVATNGGEKISAAVTKVLQGYDWTLVPVTTKGSGDKRAAHVKRPMNAFMVWAQAARRILADQYPQLHNAELSKTLGKLWRLLSDNDKKPFIEEADRLRVIHKREHPDYKYQPRRRKQNGPSGREGSPSRNQSNVTFNVSRSLKQEDMSPRGAQGPNSPQSGVSSSPPTTPNQGLSPPTPPTTPRGQHFINQGNQPQQNSTIYHQDLVITSSSESLHQQQSGVDYRYIDVADGLPIEEGQLNGLGTLGGVGLNIPLTLQECEVESNELDQYLRPQVPPVHIPAPSTTSSPWIFNRYEEEVERPNKRHCSEQTIAEAPWEDRPQEIARYHELQPPLPPMQYISSSHNAHYSHASTQMSHPHVSTSYAQYQRYVPGIEAWPHYM